The genome window AGGGCCAGGTTGCGCAAAGCCTTGTCCTTGGCGCTGCCTGCGCGCAGCTCCAGCGTCACCAGTTGCAACTCCTCGGCCAGGATCTCACTTTTCATGCCAATTTCCTGCGCCACGCGCGCCAGCGCCGCATCCATCGCCAGGCCCGCCTCGACGCAGACGGTCATCAAGTCCAGCGCATCGGGAAAGGTTTCGAAGATTTCGCGCTGCCGCTCTTGCAGGCAATGCTTGAGCCAGAAGTCGGGCAGGTAATAGCCGAGGGCGGCGGCCAGCACCAGCCACAGGAACAGCTGGTGGTCGCCATGGCGCAGCAGCAGATATGCCAGCAGCGGAAACAGCAGGGTCAGCCCCGTCTTGGCCGCATAAAACAGCGCTGGTGCGGTACTCTTGCGCCAGCCCGCATTGATGAAGCGGATGCGGATGGGCGACACTTCCCAACCCTCTTCAGGCAAGGATAGCTTGACCAGCGGACGGGTCAGACTGATCAGGTGTCCCAGCCAGCGCTGGTTCATCCGGCCAGCCTTGCCGGTATCTATTTTCTGCACGTCCAGGGTATCGAGGCGCATTTGCACCGCGTTGCCCGCAAACAAACGCGCCAGCACCAGGACGATGCCGAACACGATCAGGAACAACACCACCAACAAGCCTATCTGCATGCCGCTCATCGCGCCACCTTCCGTATAGTCAACTGCCTCATCTCATGGCCTCACACGCGAATGCGGATAATCTTGCGAATCACAAAGACGCCCACTACCAGCATGCCAAAGGCGCCCCCGACCATCTTGCGACCGCCGCTGTCCGTATACAACACGGCGAGGAAATCCGGGTTAATCACCTGCATCATCAGGGCTGCGGCGAAGGGTAGCGAACCGAGTATCCAGGCGGACATGCGCCCTTCGGCCGACAGCACGCGCACCTGGCCCATCAATTTAAGGCGGTCGCGGATGATGGCGCTGATACTGTTCAGCAACTCCGTCAGGTTGCCGCCCGTTTCACGCTGGATCAGCACGGCGATGACGAAATAGCGCAGGTCCGTACTGGGCACGCGCGCCGCCAGGCCCGACAGGGCATCGGACATCGCCACGCCGAAATTGACTTCGTCAAACACGGCGCGGAATTCATCGGCCAGGGGACCCGTCATCTCGTCGCCGACCATTTTCAGGGCCGTGGGAAAGGCGTGGCCGGCACGCATGGCGCGGCTCATCATGTCCAGGGCGTCGGGCAACTGCTGCTCGATGCGCACCAGCCGGCTGGCCTTGGCACGCATCACGAGCAAGAACGGCAGCGCCGCACAGGCAAGGCTCAGCAGCAGACGCAGATACCAGGGCAAGGGGCTGAGGCTGCCCAGCAGCAGCCCGAATAGCAAGCCCAACAGGCAATAGCCGAGCAGCTTGCCCACGTTCCAGTTCTTACCCGACTGCAGCAGCAAGCGATCCAGCCATTGCACGCCGGGAAGTGCCTCCAGCAAGCCCTGTACGCCCGCATGCGAGCTGAGCTGCCGGTTCTTGGTGATCGACACGGTTTTCTGCGCGTCGTCGCTGGCCGTGTTCATCGCCAGCAAGCGGCGCGCCACGCGCCCAGCGCCGGCGCCGCGCGACTGCAGGTTGAAGTAAACGGCGCCGACCAGCAGCATGACCGCCAGGAAGATCAGCAGATACACCAGATACGAGAGATAGCCCATGCCGCGTCAGCGCCCGCTGCCGGTCGGCTCGAAGACCGCGCTGGAAATGCCGATGCCAAAACTCTTCAGGCGTTCCAGGAAATGGGGACGGATGCCGCTGGCCGAGAAATACCCGACGACCGCCCCGCTCTCCCCCACCCCCGTCTGCTTGAAACTGAAGATTTCCTGCATCGTGATGACATCGCCCTCCATGCCCGTGATTTCCTGGATCGACGTGACCTTGCGCTTGCCGTCGATCAGGCGCGACACTTGCACCACCACCGATATGGCCGAGCTGATCTGCTGGCGGATGGCCTTGCTGGGCAAGTTGGCGGCCGCCATGCTGATCATGTTTTCCAGTCGCGTAATGGCGTCGCGCGGAGTGTTGGCGTGGATGGTGGCCATCGAGCCTTCATGGCCCGTGTTCATCGCGCCGAGCATGTCGAGCGCTTCGGCGCCGCGCACCTCGCCCAGGATGATGCGGTCGGGACGCATCCGCAAGGCATTGCGCACCAGCGCGCGCTGCGACACTTCCCCCTTGCCTTCGATATTCGGCGGGCGCGTTTCCAGGCGCACCACGTGCGGCTGCTGCAATTGCAGCTCGGCCGCGTCTTCCACCGTGACGATGCGTTCGGTATGGCCGATAAAGCCGGAAATCACATTCAGCATGGTGGTCTTGCCGCTGCCCGTGCCGCCGGAAATGAGGATATTCATCTTCGCCTTGCCCAAGCCCTGCAGCACCTCGGCCATCTCGGCCGTCATGCTGGTGTAGGCGACCAGGTCGGCCAGGCGCAGGGGATCGACGGAAAAACGCCGGATCGACATCACGGGTCCGTCGATGGCCAGTGGCGGGATGATGGCGTTGACGCGCGACCCATCGGGCAGGCGCGCATCGACCATGGGGCTCGATTCGTCGATGCGGCGGCCCACGCGCGAGACGATCTTGTCGATGATTTTCATCAGATGGGCATCGTCATTGAACACGACATCGGTCAATTCCAGCTTGCCGCGCCGCTCGACATACACTTGCTTGTGGCCATTGACGAGGATATCCGACACGGTCGGGTCCGACAACAAGGTTTCCAGCGGACCAAAACCGAGCATCTCGTTGCGGATGTCGCGCGTCAGGTTCTTGCGCTCGACATCATTGATGACCACGGCTTCTTCGTCGAGCAGGCGCTCGACCAGGCCGCGCAACTCGTCGCGGATCTGTTCCTGCGTCAGCCGCTGCATGCTTTCCAGATCGACGCGCTCGAGCAGCAGCGCGTGAATGCGCTGTTTCAGCTCGCGGTAACTGCGGTTGTCGATGGACGGCGCGCGCTGCGGCGTCAGGGTAGCGATCTTGCCGTTACCGAGACGCTCGCGGATCGACAGGCTGGGGGCGGGAGAAGTTGCCATAAAAGAATTCCTGTTCGAGTGGTGTTAGGCGCGCCGCAGCATACGACTCAGCCAGCCCTGCGGCACGGCTTCGACGCTGACGCCCGTCAGGCTGGCGGCAAACTCCTGCAGCGAGCGCGTGATGGGGCTGTTCTTATCCAGCTGCAAGATCGGCATGCCCTGGTTGACCGATGCGGCGGCCGACGCATAATGATTCGGCACCGTGCGGTCGATCGTGGTGCCATACGCCGCCTCCAGGTCCTGCAAGCGGATTTCGCCGCCCTTGTCGTGCCGGTTGACGATCAGGCGCACCTTGTCCTTGTCGTATTCCAGCGAACGGAACATGCCCAGCAGGCGCTTGCCATCGCGGATGTACGGCAAGGTCGTTTGCAGGATGGGGAAAATCAGGTCCGCGTGGTCGAGCGCACGCACGCTGACCGCATCGAGGTTGCGCCCCACGTCGAGCACCACGAAATCATACTGGCGCCGCGCCAGCTTGATGATGGCGTCGATATGTTCGGGCAGCACTTCGCTGGCGTGGGCCGGGTCTTCCGGTGCCGCCAGGACGCTGAAATTGGGCAGCACATTGAGCATGCTCGAAGCGAGGAAGGACGGGTCCAGGCGGTGGATGTCGCGCGTCACGTCGGACAGGGTGGCCAGCGGCTTGCTCTCGGAGACAAACAGCGAGGCATCGCCGAAGTGCAGGTTCAGGTCCAGCAGGGCAACACGCTTGTGGCCGCTGGCTGCCAGGGCATAGCCGAGGTTGGTGGCGATGAAGGTGGCGCCACTGCCGCCCTTGCAGGAAATGAAGGCCAGCACCTTGCCATTGCCATTGTCGCGCCGCTCGAGTTTCTCCTCGATGCGCTCGAGCGCCGGGTAGATGCTGGCGGCGGCGGCCGGCGACGGCAACACTTCGCGCACGCCGGCACGCATGGCTTGCAGCAGGAATTCGGGCGAATGCTGCGGACACAGCAGGATGACGGCCAGGCGCGGAAACTGATTGCTCAGCCGCTCGATGGCGGCCAGGTCGGCGCCATCGTTGCCGGGCCGGTCGAACATCAGCACATCGGGCAGCTCTTGCGCCGAATACAGTTGCTCCAGCGGTCCGCTGCGGGCATCGACGTCGTCCGCCGGATTGCGGTTGCCGACCAGGCTGCCCAGCTCGGCCAATGCTTTTTCGTCGCGGGATATGATGGCGATTTTCACGATATGCCTTGCCTGTTCTGTGGTAACGGTGACATGTTCATTGGCGTCCGAGGCTGATCGTCATGCCGCCCGATTGCGGCACGGGCGCGCTGAACGACTTCTGGTACGCGTTGTAGCCCGCCACCGCCGCCGTGCCATCAAGGCCAGTCACCGGGTCGCGGTTCAGTCCCGCCTGCGGGTTGATCACTTGCTGGGCACGCAGCAAATCGACGCTGCGGCCAAAGTTGCGGTCGAAGTGCGGCGTGGTGGCGCAGCCGCTGGCGGCAAACGACGCCAGCAGCACGCACAGCAGGGGAAGGAATGGAGGACGCTGCATGCTCACTCTCCTATTGAATGTCGAAGCCAGTCGCCGCTGCGGCGCCCGGTTGTTTGTCGGCCGCTGGCGGCGCCTTGGGATTGCCTTCCATCTTCCCTTGCAGGAAGAATTGCGCGCGGCTTGGCGCCACATAGGCATCCGTCGGCAGCACGTAGTCGCTGGCCAGCGGCTTGACCAGATGCGGCGTGATGATGAACACCAGTTCGGTGCGGTCGGTCTGGAAATCGCTGCTGCGGAACAAGGCGCCCAGCACGGGAATCTCGCCCAGCATCGGCAGCGCCTTGATATTCGTGGTCACGTTGTTCTTGATCAAGCCGCCGATGGCGAAGCTCTGGCCGTCGAACAATTGCACCGTGGTGGTGGCGCGCCGCGTGGTAAACGCCGGCAGGATGGCGCGGCCGGCGGTGCCGCCCGTGCTGATGCCGATGCCGTCCTTGTTCAGTTCCGACACTTCCGGCGCCACCTTCAGGTTGATGCGCCCGCCATCGAGCACGGTGGGCGTGAACTTGACGGCGATACCGAACTCCTTTTCTTCCAGGGTGATTTTGTTGGTGGCGCTGTCTTGCGAGACGGGAATGTAGATCTTGCCGCCGGCCAGGAAGCTGGCCTCCTGGCCGCTGATGGCCATGATGTTCGGTTCGGCCAGCACTTTCACGAGGCCGTCGCGCTTTTGCGCATCGAGCGTGAGGAAATTGCCGTTTTTACCGTTGAAGCCATCGATCATGCTGGGATTGCCACTCAACAAGTTCGACAGGAAACTGTAAGTCCAGTTGCCGCTGCTGGCGCGCGCGCCGATGCTGGCGCCCAGCTGGTCGACGAGGGTTTTCGAGACCTCGGCAATTTTTACTTCCAGCATCACCTGCTGCGGCGCGGCGATGGTCAGCATATTGATCACGCTCACGCCCGCGGCGCCCGCGCCAGCACCGGCGGCACCGGCGGCAGCGGGCGCTGGCATCACACCCGCTGTCGCAACGGGCGCCGCCGCTTCGCCGGCACCGCGCTGTGCGAACGCCGTGGCCATGGCCATGATCTGGCTGGCCTTGACGGCATCCGAGACCATGCCCGTCAGCACGATCGCGCCGCCGGCCGAGCTGGCCTTGAGATCTGTTTCACGGGGAAACACAAGCGCCAGCTGCGCCTGCAAGCCGTCGGCATCGACACCGACTTCGATATCGACGATCACGGGACGGTGATCCTTGTCCCACAGAATCAGATTGGTGCTGCCCGGTGCCAGGCCCCAGATATACAGCTCGCTGGAACTGCCCAGCAGCCTGGCGCCCGCCACCTTCGGATCATTGACGGCGATCTGCGAGACGGCACGCGTCAGGCTGCGCAAGGTCGACTTGCCGACGGACAAGCGGATCGGCGGACCCAGCCGGGCGATATCGGCCCCCAGCGACAACGGGGCCGCCTGGCTGACGGCGTCCACCTTGCGCACGGCGGGCGCGGCGCTGGCGCCGGGCTGCCACAGCAAGCTCGCCGTCAAGCCACTCAGGGCCAGGGCCAAGGTCAAGCGGGGCCTGACGATACGGGTACGAAATGAGGTCATCAACTATCCCTGGTTCTGAAATTTTTAAAATTGCTGGACACGCGTGTCCATGCCCGTGATCACTTTGACGCTCTCGGCCGGTGGCGCGGGAGCACGCGGCGCCTGCCGCGCTGGCGCTGGCGCAGCCGCGCGCGGCGCGGCGACCGGCACCAGCGGCTTGAGACCCAGCAGCGATTCCTTGGTGGCGCCGCCCGTGTTGACGGGCGCCGGATCGATCTGGTTGCGCAGCACCAGCGACAAGGTACCCACGCTGCGCGCCAGGTCGAGCTTTTCCACCTGGTCCGGCGTCAATTCCAGGGTCACCGCATTGACCACCTTGGGCTTGTTGTCGTCGCGGTTCGATTCCTGCGCCACGGCCAGCACCAGGATGCGTTCGAGCACGATCTTGGAAATGGCCAGTTCGGCGCCACCGCTGGCCTTGGCGCGGTCGTCCTGGGTATTGACGAGGATGTCGACAAAGTTGCCAGGCAAGGCAAAGCCCGCCACCCCCACCACATCGTTGACGCGTACGGTCATGGCGCGCTTGCCGTCTGCCACGATGGACGACAGGCCACCGCTCGTGCCCGGCGGTGCAAGTTTGCTTTCCAGCACCGGTTCACCCAGGCTGATGGCCGTGCGCGTAATGCGCCCGTCGAGCGCCTTGCTGTCGGCAAAGGCACCGGGCGGCTGCGCGCCGGCGGGCCAGTCCATGCTGCGCAACATGAGCGGAGTGATCTTCGTACCCACGCCGATATCGACCAGGGCCACGACGATCTTCTGGTTCGACGGCGTACTCTGGCCGCCCATCCAGATCGCCGCCGTCAGCACGGCGGCACCAGCCAGCACCAAGGCCAGCAGCAACATGAGTAAAGCACGGGTATTTCGCATCGTTTTTCCTCTGACTTCAGCTTGATTTCGGTTCACGCCGCTCTTGCACGGCCATGTCATCGGCGCCCTGGCGCTGATTCGCGCCGGCAAAATAATTGTTCCAGGCCCAGTCCAGCACCTGCTCGTTCAGTTGCGCCGCCGTGCCCTCGTAGCGGGCCAGGTCGCGTACCTGGCGCAGCAGGTCGCGCGGATAGCAGGCCAGCAAGGGCGTCGCGCCGCGCGCATGGCGCTGCAGCAGGAAGGCAAAGGCGGCCGCGTCGAACTCCATGCCGTAGGCGGCACAGGTCTGGCGAAAGACGGTTTCGTAATGCGCCGCGCTGAGCGCCGGCACTTCGATCTTGTAGCCCAAGCGGCGCAGGAAGGCCGCATCCGACAGGCGCTCGGGCAGGAAATTCGAGGAAAACACCACCACCACGTCGAACGGCACCTGGAAGGTGTGGCCGTTGTGCAGCGACAGGTAATCGATGGCGCGGTCCATCGGCACGATCCAGCGGTTCATCAGTTCCAGCGGCGAACAGCGCTGGCGCCCCAGGTCGTCGATGATGAAGATACCGTTGTTGGCCTTCAGATGCGGCGGCGCGCGGTACAAACGCGTCACGCTGTCGAAGCGCAGGTCCAGCATTTCCAGGGTCAGCTCACCGCCGGTGAGCACGGCCGGACGGCGCACGCCGCGTACCCAGCGCGCGTCGAGCTGCACGGCGCGCTCGATACCGGCCGGCGCTTCAGGCTGCTGCGCCGCCGGCAGATGCAGCACCGGATCATAAAAGGGCACGACTTCGCCATCGACCATGATGGCGTAAGGCAGGGCAATGGCCCCTTGCAGCAAGTCTTGCAGGCGTTCGGCCAGATACGTCTTGCCGCTGCCGGCGGCGCCGTAGATGAAAATGGCGCGCCCGGAATTCATGGCCGCGCCCAACTGGTCGAGCACGGCAGGATTGACGACCACGCCGTCGAAGCTGGCCTGTACCTGCGGGCGCGTGACATGCATGTTGGCCACGCTTTGCGCCGCCACCTGCGCGTTGTAGGCGGCCAGCGGCACGGGGCATGGACCCGCATAGGCATTGCGCGCCAGGCACTCGAGGGCGCGCTGGCGGCCGCTGTCCGTCAACTGGTAGTGGATGTCGGCATCCGTGCCGCTGGCGCCGCGGCGCATGACTTCGCACATTTTTTCCTGCCGCATGAAGACCATGACGGGATCGATCACGCCCAGGCCCAGCTTGACGTAGCTGGCCAGCTCGGGCAGGTGCAGCTGTCCCCGCTGGAACAGCACCTTCACCAGCAATTCGACCAGGAAAAAGAAGGGCAAGCCCGTCTCTTCGACGGTGCGCGGGGCACGCTGGGCCGCTGGCGCGGCAAGCAGATCAGCAGGCATGGGCACAGGTACAGAAGACGCCATGGATTATGCGAACCTTCCCAGCTGGCCGCTGGCGGCCAGCAGCAGGTAGAGCGAGGTGCCGCTGGCGATGGCGATGGCATAGGGCAACTGGCCGCTGGGCTTGGCAGGCGCATCGATATCGGGCCGTTGCGTAGCGATGGCGCGCATCAGGCTATTCAATACCAGGTAATAGCTGTTGCTCGCAACCTGGCGCAGCGTGCCGTGGAACGCCGCCACGGCCAGCGCCAGCACGCCGCCCGCGAGCAGGCTGGCCAGCAAGCAAAAGAAGACGCTGTGCGGACCGACAAAAGCGCCCACCATCGCCATCAGTTTCACGTCGCCGGCGCCCAGCGCCTTGATCGCGTACATCGGCATCAGCAGCGCCAGGCCCAGGGCCAGGCCACCCAGCGCCGGCCAGAAGCCGAGCGCGCCGGGCGCGGCCGTCAACAGTCCTGCACCGGGCGGCAACAGCGTATTGAGCAAGAGTCCGGCCAGCGCACCGGCCAACACCAGGCGGTTCGGAATGCGGCGGCTGCGCACGTCGTGATACACGGCCAGCAGCAGCAGAACGGCCAGCAGGACTGCCGGCAACCAGCTCAGGAAAAGATCGGTGTACATGAATTATCCGGCACAGGAAGGACAAGGACTCGGTACAAAAAAAAATGGCCCGGCGCCATGCAAGATGATCCGGGCCATCACAGTGGCAAGTACACGCTTGGCGTGCGGCTTGCCCTGATGGATATGCTTAGGTTGCGGTAATCTTGGCGGCAATTTTGGTAAATACGCCTGCGATGTTAGTGCCGATCGAGGTCACGGACGCAACGATCACGGCAGCGATCAGCGCAGCGATCAGGCCGTATTCGATTGCGGTAACGCCATCTTCTTCAGCGATAAAATTTTTGATGAAATTCATGATTAATCCATTCAGAGTAAGTGTTAACAACGTCATGTAGGACTGCTGATGCAAGCAGTAAATCGATCACTTATGAACCCTTGCATATGGCCAGCAGCGCAAGCAGGAACACCACGGCCATCAGCGACAGCAGCAAAGCGTGTTCGAAAAATGAGTTACCACTTTGATCTTGCAAGAAATACGCAAGCTCACCCGTCCCACCATCGTTCAAGCGCATTTCCAGCTCCTGTCACCGTTCGCATTTTCAATCTGGCTAACTCAGCGACGATCACCGATTGCTGATAACGGTATTGTATGGAAAGACACATTGATACTAATCAGACAAAAGTCATTTTGTTGCCGGTACAAAAGAGCCTTTTTTCCTACATGACATCAGTACATTTGTACTGACATCAGCATTCCTGGGGCGCCGCCAGCCCGTTTTTCACCGCGTAGACATACAATTCCAGCCGGTTGGCAACGTCCAGTTTGTTGTAAATCGACGTCAAGTGATTGCGCAAGGTTTGCTCGGAAATGAAAGCGCGCTGCGCGATGGTCTTGTTGAGTGCCCCATTGCCTTCGACCATCATGGCGACAATCTTGCGTTCCTTGAGGGTCAGCAGGGCAATGCGCGCCATTTCGGGATCGGGCGGCGCCGGCATGGGCACCGGCTTGATCAGCGCTCCCAGCAGACTGCCCAGCAAGGCCTGGTCCAGGCACAATTCGCCCCGATGTACCCTGGCAATGGTATCGATCACCTGCTCCGCCGCCGCCTCCTTGCCGATCACGCCGCGCGCGCCGCTGCGCACGGCGCGGCCCAGCACCTCCTGGTCGCGCGTGCCGCTGAACATCACCGCCCGCGTGACGCCATTGGCCAACAGCGCGGGGATGAAATCGACGGAACACACGCCGGCGAGGTCCACGTCCAGCACGACAATATCGGGGCGCAAGCTCTCGGCAAGCTCCAGCGCGCCGCCTATCGTGCTGGTACTGGCGACCACCTGCATCGCCGGTTGCGCCTCTTCCAGCAGTTTTTCCAGTCCCCACAACATGGTTTTATGATCATCAACCAGCATGACGCGGATGGGATGCAGACTTGACATACGATGGCCTTTAACAGGGCAGCCGTGACGCTCTTGCCGTCAGACTGGAATTTCAATATGCACGGTGGTGGCGCCATCAGCGCCCTGGCTGACCTGCACCCGACCGCCCAGCGCCATGGCGCGTTCAGCAATGGAGGCAGGCATGAACTCGACGCGGGACGACGTTTCGCCGGCATTCTCTATCGATATCGACAAGGCATGCGCATCGCAGACGAGTGTCACGCGGCCCTCGCGGGCGGTGGTGTGCTTGCGGATATTGCTCATGCCTTCATTGACGATCTGGAATACTTCGGCTGCCAGCCGGTCGCTGAGATCAAACGCGCTGTCCGAGACGATCTCGATCGTGATGCCAAAAAACTTCTTGAGCTGCTCCGCCTGGCGCCGCAACGCCACCAGCAAGGTCACCTGTTCCCGCTCCGCGCCGCCGCGCACCGTCTGCGCCATCCGGCGCAGGTCGCCAATCACCTGGCCACTCATGTCGATCAGCTGATCGAGATCGGCCAGCAAGGGGCTGTCGGCGGCCACCTTGGCGCGCAAGGCGCTCAAGCCATGGCGCAGGCCGATATACGGCTGGATGGTCGAATCGTGCAAGTCGCGCGCAATCTTTTGCCGCTCGCGGTACGCCGCGCCGGAGGCCAGCTTGTCGAGAATGGCGATGTTTTCAATCAGGGGGAACACTTGCGCCACGATATGCAGCAGGAATCTGGCGTCGGCCCGGGTCAGCCGGTTCTTCGCGGAGATCACGTAGATGCGGCCCAGTCCCTTATGCAAAGGCAGGGGCACGCTGATGAAGGAGCGCGCATCGAGCAGTTCGGCCAGCGCCGTGCCCTGCGGCCCATGCGCATCGAGCCGCTGCCACTTCGCACTGCCGCGTTCGACTCCCGTGAGCACGCTCGCCAGTCCCAGGCGCGCGCGCAACGACGGCGCGTACAGCACGCTCTGGCTGGCATCGAACACCATCAGCGGCGCCACCGCGGCTTCGCTCAGCTGGCTGACACGCCCAGCATGTCCGCCTCTCTCTTCGAGCGCCGTACGCAACTGCCACTGCGCCCCATCGCCCTCGCGCATGACGAGGATACAGCTGCTGGCGTCAAAAAAGGCACGCGCTTTCTGCAAGACCGACGCCACCGTGTGGTCGACGCCAAAGCGGGGATTCGATTGCTGGCTGACCTCGCGCAACAACGCCAGGCGGCGCTTCTGCAACAGCCCCAGGCCGCCCCAGTACGCAATCATGTAGCCGAGCGCCATGACAAAGGTGGTGCGCAGCAACAGGTGCGAAATGATCAGCTCGGGGGTCGATGCCACCGATGCCAGCACCAGCAGAACACAGGAGGCAAGCGTGATGCGCGCGCCTTCATCGAGTCCGCGCTGAAACGACGCCGCCAGGATAACGAAGAAAAAGAAAGGGAAAAAATAGCTTTCGGC of Janthinobacterium sp. PAMC25594 contains these proteins:
- the cpaB gene encoding Flp pilus assembly protein CpaB; this encodes MRNTRALLMLLLALVLAGAAVLTAAIWMGGQSTPSNQKIVVALVDIGVGTKITPLMLRSMDWPAGAQPPGAFADSKALDGRITRTAISLGEPVLESKLAPPGTSGGLSSIVADGKRAMTVRVNDVVGVAGFALPGNFVDILVNTQDDRAKASGGAELAISKIVLERILVLAVAQESNRDDNKPKVVNAVTLELTPDQVEKLDLARSVGTLSLVLRNQIDPAPVNTGGATKESLLGLKPLVPVAAPRAAAPAPARQAPRAPAPPAESVKVITGMDTRVQQF
- a CDS encoding ATP-binding protein is translated as MASSVPVPMPADLLAAPAAQRAPRTVEETGLPFFFLVELLVKVLFQRGQLHLPELASYVKLGLGVIDPVMVFMRQEKMCEVMRRGASGTDADIHYQLTDSGRQRALECLARNAYAGPCPVPLAAYNAQVAAQSVANMHVTRPQVQASFDGVVVNPAVLDQLGAAMNSGRAIFIYGAAGSGKTYLAERLQDLLQGAIALPYAIMVDGEVVPFYDPVLHLPAAQQPEAPAGIERAVQLDARWVRGVRRPAVLTGGELTLEMLDLRFDSVTRLYRAPPHLKANNGIFIIDDLGRQRCSPLELMNRWIVPMDRAIDYLSLHNGHTFQVPFDVVVVFSSNFLPERLSDAAFLRRLGYKIEVPALSAAHYETVFRQTCAAYGMEFDAAAFAFLLQRHARGATPLLACYPRDLLRQVRDLARYEGTAAQLNEQVLDWAWNNYFAGANQRQGADDMAVQERREPKSS
- a CDS encoding CpaF family protein; amino-acid sequence: MSIRERLGNGKIATLTPQRAPSIDNRSYRELKQRIHALLLERVDLESMQRLTQEQIRDELRGLVERLLDEEAVVINDVERKNLTRDIRNEMLGFGPLETLLSDPTVSDILVNGHKQVYVERRGKLELTDVVFNDDAHLMKIIDKIVSRVGRRIDESSPMVDARLPDGSRVNAIIPPLAIDGPVMSIRRFSVDPLRLADLVAYTSMTAEMAEVLQGLGKAKMNILISGGTGSGKTTMLNVISGFIGHTERIVTVEDAAELQLQQPHVVRLETRPPNIEGKGEVSQRALVRNALRMRPDRIILGEVRGAEALDMLGAMNTGHEGSMATIHANTPRDAITRLENMISMAAANLPSKAIRQQISSAISVVVQVSRLIDGKRKVTSIQEITGMEGDVITMQEIFSFKQTGVGESGAVVGYFSASGIRPHFLERLKSFGIGISSAVFEPTGSGR
- a CDS encoding pilus assembly protein, which codes for MQRPPFLPLLCVLLASFAASGCATTPHFDRNFGRSVDLLRAQQVINPQAGLNRDPVTGLDGTAAVAGYNAYQKSFSAPVPQSGGMTISLGRQ
- a CDS encoding type II secretion system F family protein, which gives rise to MSGMQIGLLVVLFLIVFGIVLVLARLFAGNAVQMRLDTLDVQKIDTGKAGRMNQRWLGHLISLTRPLVKLSLPEEGWEVSPIRIRFINAGWRKSTAPALFYAAKTGLTLLFPLLAYLLLRHGDHQLFLWLVLAAALGYYLPDFWLKHCLQERQREIFETFPDALDLMTVCVEAGLAMDAALARVAQEIGMKSEILAEELQLVTLELRAGSAKDKALRNLALRTGVEDVDALVTLLIQAERFGTSIAASLRVQSDQLRTKRRQRAEETAAKIALKLLFPLIFFIFPSLLVVLMGPALLQIRRALLPAMGAV
- a CDS encoding type II and III secretion system protein family protein, whose translation is MTSFRTRIVRPRLTLALALSGLTASLLWQPGASAAPAVRKVDAVSQAAPLSLGADIARLGPPIRLSVGKSTLRSLTRAVSQIAVNDPKVAGARLLGSSSELYIWGLAPGSTNLILWDKDHRPVIVDIEVGVDADGLQAQLALVFPRETDLKASSAGGAIVLTGMVSDAVKASQIMAMATAFAQRGAGEAAAPVATAGVMPAPAAAGAAGAGAGAAGVSVINMLTIAAPQQVMLEVKIAEVSKTLVDQLGASIGARASSGNWTYSFLSNLLSGNPSMIDGFNGKNGNFLTLDAQKRDGLVKVLAEPNIMAISGQEASFLAGGKIYIPVSQDSATNKITLEEKEFGIAVKFTPTVLDGGRINLKVAPEVSELNKDGIGISTGGTAGRAILPAFTTRRATTTVQLFDGQSFAIGGLIKNNVTTNIKALPMLGEIPVLGALFRSSDFQTDRTELVFIITPHLVKPLASDYVLPTDAYVAPSRAQFFLQGKMEGNPKAPPAADKQPGAAAATGFDIQ
- a CDS encoding AAA family ATPase is translated as MKIAIISRDEKALAELGSLVGNRNPADDVDARSGPLEQLYSAQELPDVLMFDRPGNDGADLAAIERLSNQFPRLAVILLCPQHSPEFLLQAMRAGVREVLPSPAAAASIYPALERIEEKLERRDNGNGKVLAFISCKGGSGATFIATNLGYALAASGHKRVALLDLNLHFGDASLFVSESKPLATLSDVTRDIHRLDPSFLASSMLNVLPNFSVLAAPEDPAHASEVLPEHIDAIIKLARRQYDFVVLDVGRNLDAVSVRALDHADLIFPILQTTLPYIRDGKRLLGMFRSLEYDKDKVRLIVNRHDKGGEIRLQDLEAAYGTTIDRTVPNHYASAAASVNQGMPILQLDKNSPITRSLQEFAASLTGVSVEAVPQGWLSRMLRRA
- a CDS encoding prepilin peptidase codes for the protein MYTDLFLSWLPAVLLAVLLLLAVYHDVRSRRIPNRLVLAGALAGLLLNTLLPPGAGLLTAAPGALGFWPALGGLALGLALLMPMYAIKALGAGDVKLMAMVGAFVGPHSVFFCLLASLLAGGVLALAVAAFHGTLRQVASNSYYLVLNSLMRAIATQRPDIDAPAKPSGQLPYAIAIASGTSLYLLLAASGQLGRFA
- a CDS encoding response regulator transcription factor → MSSLHPIRVMLVDDHKTMLWGLEKLLEEAQPAMQVVASTSTIGGALELAESLRPDIVVLDVDLAGVCSVDFIPALLANGVTRAVMFSGTRDQEVLGRAVRSGARGVIGKEAAAEQVIDTIARVHRGELCLDQALLGSLLGALIKPVPMPAPPDPEMARIALLTLKERKIVAMMVEGNGALNKTIAQRAFISEQTLRNHLTSIYNKLDVANRLELYVYAVKNGLAAPQEC
- a CDS encoding Flp family type IVb pilin, which translates into the protein MNFIKNFIAEEDGVTAIEYGLIAALIAAVIVASVTSIGTNIAGVFTKIAAKITAT
- a CDS encoding type II secretion system F family protein, which gives rise to MGYLSYLVYLLIFLAVMLLVGAVYFNLQSRGAGAGRVARRLLAMNTASDDAQKTVSITKNRQLSSHAGVQGLLEALPGVQWLDRLLLQSGKNWNVGKLLGYCLLGLLFGLLLGSLSPLPWYLRLLLSLACAALPFLLVMRAKASRLVRIEQQLPDALDMMSRAMRAGHAFPTALKMVGDEMTGPLADEFRAVFDEVNFGVAMSDALSGLAARVPSTDLRYFVIAVLIQRETGGNLTELLNSISAIIRDRLKLMGQVRVLSAEGRMSAWILGSLPFAAALMMQVINPDFLAVLYTDSGGRKMVGGAFGMLVVGVFVIRKIIRIRV